ACAGACCGACCCGGTGACGTACACGGTCCGAATCCGCAAGGATGTCCACTGGCACGACAAGGCCCCGATGAACGGCAGGGAGCTCACCGCCAAGGATGTGGAATACAACTGGCACCGCTTGCTGGGGCTGGGCAGTGGCTACACCGAAGTCAACCCCTTCGTAGCGCAGTGGTCGTCGCTGGACGACGTGGGCATCGAATCGGTAACGGCCACCGACGACCATACGGTCGTCTTTAAACTGAAGGCGCCCAATCTCGCCGCGGAGAGGACGATCGTCTATGAATACACCAGTCACATCATGCCGCCAGAGGTGATCGAAGAACACGGCGACCTTCTGGATTGGCGAAACCTGGTCGGCACCGGCCCCTATGAGCTGGTCGACTGGGTCGAGGGCAGCTCCCTGAGCTTCACCAAGAACCCCAACTACTGGGCGTTCGACGAGAAGTACCCGGAGAACCGCCTGCCCTATATCGACGAGATCGTGTGGTTGGTGATGCCCGATGAATCGACGCGCGTGGCCGCATTCCGGTCGGGCCAGGTCGACTACTTGGGCTCGCTTTCCTTCTCGCAGATAGCCAGTCTCGACGTAGTCGAAGATCTCAAGCGGACCAATCCCGATATCCAGGTCTCTCAGTATTATGAGAGCGGGATAGGTCTTGCGATGAATCTCGCCGTGGAGCCGACCAACGACATCAGAGTGCGCCAGGCGATCCAGATGGCACTCGACGTGGAAGCGATCAACGACTCCTACTGGCAGGGCAGAGGAAGAACGATACCTGAGGCCTACACGGCGGTCGACCTCGTCGGGTATTCACCTCCGTTCGACGAGTGGCCAGAGGAGATCAAGAAGTACTATCGGTATGACCCGGCAGAGGCAGAGAAGCTCCTCGACGATGCCGGCTACCCGCGCGGCGCCGATGGTATCAGGTTCAAGACCAATATCGAGGTAAGAGATGTCTACGACATAAACAAATTCGAGATCTTGGCGGAACAACTTCTCGAAGTTGGTATCGACGTCGACCTACAGGTCATGCCAACCGCTGATTGGGTGGATGGGATCAGGAATCATGATTACCAAAGCATTACCACCGCTGCGTTTTCGTTGGCGTGGAATATCCTGGGTCCGTTGCAGCACAACGTGACCGGAGGATGGAACCCCGCCGGCGTGTCGAATCCAGAGTATGAGGCCCTGGTGGAAGCCACGCAAAGCGCGTCTACCGTCGAGGAGCAGCAGAGGGCTTCGCAGGAGGCGCTTCTCCTTATATTGCGGAACCACTACTACGTGTGGGCCGGCAAGGGACCGAATCTCACTGTCAATCAGCCCTGGGTCAAGGGCTACAGTGGTGAGTGGAGGTTGGGGAATAACGCCGGCGGTCCCGTCGTGGCACGTATCTGGCTCGACCCCGATCTGAAGAAATCGATGGGGTTCTGAGCCAACGGAGAAGCCGTTGGCTCGACGCCGCCTAAGGGCGGAGTCCACGGCGTCGGGATGGCGGTGACAGAGCCGCCGTCCCGACGGCCA
This genomic interval from Spirochaetaceae bacterium contains the following:
- a CDS encoding ABC transporter substrate-binding protein translates to MTPKLMLLPLVFALVAAVTFAAPAGEEAAPAEKEMVRDPATGKMVTAPEYGGTITFGTSHEPPNSDPGQGHPGQAAWWFTNEQLAVADWAIDRQRFSFNSSYIPDFAITGQLAESWEQTDPVTYTVRIRKDVHWHDKAPMNGRELTAKDVEYNWHRLLGLGSGYTEVNPFVAQWSSLDDVGIESVTATDDHTVVFKLKAPNLAAERTIVYEYTSHIMPPEVIEEHGDLLDWRNLVGTGPYELVDWVEGSSLSFTKNPNYWAFDEKYPENRLPYIDEIVWLVMPDESTRVAAFRSGQVDYLGSLSFSQIASLDVVEDLKRTNPDIQVSQYYESGIGLAMNLAVEPTNDIRVRQAIQMALDVEAINDSYWQGRGRTIPEAYTAVDLVGYSPPFDEWPEEIKKYYRYDPAEAEKLLDDAGYPRGADGIRFKTNIEVRDVYDINKFEILAEQLLEVGIDVDLQVMPTADWVDGIRNHDYQSITTAAFSLAWNILGPLQHNVTGGWNPAGVSNPEYEALVEATQSASTVEEQQRASQEALLLILRNHYYVWAGKGPNLTVNQPWVKGYSGEWRLGNNAGGPVVARIWLDPDLKKSMGF